One Archocentrus centrarchus isolate MPI-CPG fArcCen1 chromosome 14, fArcCen1, whole genome shotgun sequence DNA window includes the following coding sequences:
- the LOC115791905 gene encoding odorant receptor 131-2-like gives MDKVLAGTNFTAGLQYRGILDVLLSSVPITGSCCVFLFFNGLMLHTLRSKPVFYETACYILLYNLLFAETVYMLLSQLLYLLSVCRIRLTYPVCGFLIMITNLTSGISPLTLVVMSLERYVAVCCPLRHAAIITIRNTALAIIIVWSISSLNVFIQVILLLTFPFEDLESLQMKDFCSPTPLLLVPISEHYDKAYTCVLFVSAAVAVTCSYIGVAIAARSASTDKASAHKARNTLLLHLIQLGLSLSSTIHGPLATEISKVLDRITYLRILNVLYVFMMLLPRCLSPLIYGIRDQTIRGILVYHLCCRAIKQ, from the exons ATGGATAAAGTACTGGCCGGA ACTAACTTCACTGCTGGACTGCAGTACAGAGGGATACTGGACGTTCTGTTGTCATCTGTTCCAATTACAggatcctgctgtgtgtttctcttttttaatggGCTCATGCTGCACACTTTGAGGAGTAAACCAGTGTTTTATGAAACAGCCTGTTACATTCTTCTTTATAACTTACTTTTTGCAGAGACTGTATATATGCTTTTGAGTCAATTGTTGTACTTACTGTCTGTTTGTAGAATCAGACTTACATATCCTGTATGTGGTTTTCTGATCATGATTACCAATCTTACATCTGGGATCTCTCCTCTCACACTGGTGGTGATGTCTCTGGAGAGATATGTAGCTGTGTGCTGCCCACTGAGACACGctgccatcatcaccatcagaaACACAGCACTAGCGATTATCATAGTTTGGTCCATCAGTTCactaaatgttttcattcaagTGATTTTGCTGTTAACTTTTCCATTTGAAGACCTAGAGAGTTTGCAAATGAAAGACTTTTGCTCTCCCACTCCTTTGTTGCTCGTCCCAATCTCTGAACATTATGACAAAGCTTACACTTGTGTTCTGTTTGTATCTGCTGCTGTGGCCGTCACTTGCTCCTATATTGGTGTTGCAATAGCAGCCAGGTCGGCCTCCACAGACAAAGCTTCAGCCCATAAGGCTCgtaacacactgctgctgcaccTGATACAGCTGGGCCTCAGTCTTTCCTCAACAATTCATGGTCCTTTGGCTACAGAGATCTCAAAAGTCCTTGACAGAATAACATATTTACGTATCTTGAATGTACTTTATGTGTTTATGATGCTTCTTCCCAGATGTTTGAGTCCTCTCATCTATGGCATTAGAGACCAAACCATCAGAGGCATCCTCGTGTACCATCTGTGCTGTCGAGcaataaagcaataa